One genomic region from Argentina anserina chromosome 2, drPotAnse1.1, whole genome shotgun sequence encodes:
- the LOC126782031 gene encoding uncharacterized protein LOC126782031 — protein MYANMPLLDKRLLPLTFPIIMEKPMLSQPHFSAPALLVAKISFRPDPNPTDPTRLFRPIPAVSGDRADPNPTDQTRLLRPTRLLLVHLPVVVDHGVARQFPRIEARKSTRIPIGDPVVFFNFPAISGEFRLHHWSQTPCLNIVNNPCKGFELNRKVTDETSEEITLSVVEVARRKECE, from the exons ATGTATGCCAATATGCCATTACTTGACAAACGCCTTCTCCCACTGACCTTTCCAATTATAATGGAGAAACCCATGCTCTCACAACCCCATTTTTCCGCACCCGCGCTTTTAGTGGCGAAAATTTCCTTCAGACCCGACCCAAATCCgaccgacccgacccgactttTCCGGCCGATTCCGGCTGTTTCAGGTGACCGAGCCGACCCAAATCCGACCGACCAGACCCGACTTCTTCGGCCAACTCGTCTCCTCCTTGTGCACCTCCCTGTGGTGGTGGATCATGGAGTAGCACGCCAGTTTCCACGCATCGAAGCCCGAAAGTCGACTCGAATACCTATCGGTGACCCGgttgtgttcttcaattttccgGCGATCTCCGGCGAGTTTAGGCTTCACCACTGGTCTCAAACTCCTTGTCTCAACATCGTCAACAACCCCTGCAAAGGTTTTGAGCTAAATCGAAAg gtgactgacgaaacgagtgaggaaattactcttagtgtcgtggaagttgcacgcaggaaagaatgtgagtaa
- the LOC126782032 gene encoding uncharacterized protein LOC126782032: MAYYGRRNQTSSLIEGFSLNPLPYPVLIILALISVFLGFSWYSSYESAVEEAQSQFNWVLLATPIVLLLIVQWLSSMDPDWLFAMSPWEQRRRTHHRPSEGSSPWGVAAVIVVLLVLLQFQSIFRDSWLI, encoded by the coding sequence ATGGCCTATTATGGAAGAAGAAACCAAACCTCCTCACTCATAGAAGGGTTCTCCCTAAACCCTCTACCCTACCCAGTTCTCATAATCCTTGCACTCATCTCAGTCTTTCTGGGCTTCTCATGGTACTCCTCTTACGAGTCAGCTGTGGAAGAAGCTCAGTCACAGTTCAACTGGGTTCTTTTAGCCACACCAATAGTCTTACTCCTCATTGTTCAGTGGCTCTCATCTATGGACCCGGATTGGCTCTTTGCCATGTCGCCGTGGGAACAACGTCGTAGAACCCACCACCGTCCGTCGGAGGGGAGCTCGCCGTGGGGAGTTGCTGCTGTCATTGTTGTCTTGCTGGTCCTGCTGCAGTTTCAGTCCATTTTCCGAGATAGCTGGCTTATATAA
- the LOC126782029 gene encoding LOW QUALITY PROTEIN: expansin-A25-like (The sequence of the model RefSeq protein was modified relative to this genomic sequence to represent the inferred CDS: deleted 1 base in 1 codon), whose amino-acid sequence MLTMSKFQNLFGGAKVFIIIILWRSGHTMSNPIGENPDHDWHYAHATFTYGDMSGGETMQGACGYGDLFQQGYGLQTTALSTTLFNNGLSCGACFQIMCVHDPQWCIPNAGTIKVTATNFCPPNPSGGWCNPPNDHFDLSLPMFTKIAQYKAGIVPVKYRRVSCYKTGGVKFELKGNPYWITALVYNVGGAGDVTSVRIKGSNSGWLQMSRNWGQVWQTGANLVGQSLSFQVTTSEGKTIEFDSIAPGNWQFGQSYEGNGNF is encoded by the exons ATGCTAACCATGAGTAAGTTCCAGAATTTGTTCGGAGGGGCGAAGgtgttcatcatcatcattcttTGGCGATCGGGCCATACCATGAGCAATCCGATCGGCGAGAACCCTGACCATGACTGGCACTATGCACACGCAACCTTC ACGTACGGCGACATGTCTGGAGGCGAAACCATGC AGGGGGCTTGCGGATACGGTGATCTCTTCCAACAAGGTTATGGTCTACAGACAACAGCTCTAAGCACAACACTATTCAACAATGGATTATCTTGCGGTGCTTGTTTTCAGATCATGTGTGTTCATGATCCACAGTGGTGCATCCCTAATGCAGGCACTATCAAAGTCACTGCAACAAATTTCTGTCCGCCAAACCCTTCAGGAGGCTGGTGCAACCCGCCGAACGATCACTTCGACCTGTCCTTGCCTATGTTCACAAAGATCGCTCAATACAAAGCTGGAATAGTTCCAGTGAAGTATCGCCGAGTCTCGTGTTATAAAACAGGAGGGGTTAAGTTTGAGCTTAAAGGAAACCCTTACTGGATCACTGCTTTGGTTTACAATGTGGGTGGTGCTGGTGATGTTACATCTGTCAGAATCAAAGGGTCTAATTCCGGTTGGCTTCAAATGTCTCGCAATTGGGGCCAAGTTTGGCAGACCGGCGCAAACTTAGTAGGGCAGAGCTTATCATTCCAAGTTACTACCAGTGAAGGTAAAACTATTGAGTTTGATAGTATTGCACCAGGGAATTGGCAATTTGGTCAAAGCTATGAGGGGAATGGCAACTTTTAG
- the LOC126782030 gene encoding uncharacterized protein LOC126782030: MDEERQAQSCYYNAKKKKFTHFECWEVVKDHPSFVAVLPTTPSPYASSYHGTPSATESSPTINLDDDQLNETPQSNTATPSSPPRPMGTKAAKEARRQKKHGKTPIEQRVEVLHTIASDQASWHTKRLAHNESELNYYAEYIDIQKRKEARAEEELRLKKQENDTRIMTMDLEAMTPISKMYFTKRKLAILNEGEASQDQPTDETYSDCYHPNRVLFP; the protein is encoded by the exons atggacgaa gaacgacaagctcaatcatgttactataatgccaagaagaaaaagtttacacactttgaatgttgggaagtggttaaagatcatccatctttcgttgcggtgctacctactactccatctccatatgcaagtagttaccacggtactccttccgcaactgaatcatctccaaccatcaatttggatgacgaccaattgaatgagacacctcaaagcaacacggcaactccatcgagtccacctagaccaatgggaaccaaggcggcaaaggaagctaggcgccaaaagaaacatggtaagactcctattgagcaacgggtggaggttttgcataccattgcaagtgaccaagcatcatggcataccaagaggctagcccataatgaaagtgagcttaattattatgcggagtacatagacattcaaaagcgaaaagaagcaagggcggaagaagagttacgattgaagaaacaagagaatgacacaaggatcatgacaatggatttggaggctatgaccccaatctcgaaaatgtattttaccaagaggaaactagcaatccttaatgaaggagaagctagtcaagatcaacctaccgatgaaacatattcggattgttatcacccaaatcgcgtgctttttccatag
- the LOC126782023 gene encoding triosephosphate isomerase, chloroplastic, which translates to MAVASTSLASQLSQLSYSGLRRSSPKLDQSHSQAHSPLFQHLSLSSSSSSSRKASRAVVVMAGTGKFFVGGNWKCNGTKDSISKLVSDLNSAKLEPDVDVVVAPPFLYLDQVKSSLTDRIEISGQNSWVGKGGAFTGEISVEQLNDIGCKWVILGHSERRHVIGEDDQFIGKKAAYALNEGLGVIACIGEKLEEREAGKTFDVCYQQLKAFADAVPSWDNIVVAYEPVWAIGTGKVASPQQAQEVHVAVRDWLKQNVSAEVASKTRIIYGGSVNGGNSAELAKEEDIDGFLVGGASLKGPEFATIVNAVTSKKVAA; encoded by the exons ATGGCAGTGGCCTCCACATCTCTCGCCTCCCAGCTCTCCCAGCTCTCCTACTCCGGCCTCCGCCGATCGTCCCCCAAGCTCGACCAGTCTCACTCCCAAGCTCACTCGCCGCTCTTCCAACACCTcagcctctcctcctcctcctcctcctcccgcAAGGCCTCCAGAGCCGTCGTCGTCATGGCCGGCACCGGAAAG TTTTTCGTTGGTGGAAACTGGAAATGT AATGGCACAAAGGACTCGATCAGCAAGCTAGTGTCAGACCTAAACAGCGCAAAATTGGAGCCTGATGTTG ATGTTGTTGTAGCACCACCATTTCTTTACTTAGATCAGGTGAAGAGCTCACTTACAGATCGTATCGAGATTTCGGGTCAAAATTCTTGGGTTGGAAAAGGTGGGGCTTTCACTGGGGAAATCAG TGTGGAACAGTTGAATGATATTGGCTGCAAGTGGGTTATTCTTGGGCACTCTGAACGTAGACATGTGATTGGTGAAGATGATCAG TTTATAGGAAAGAAAGCTGCCTATGCCTTGAATGAGGGTCTGGGAGTAATTGCTTGCATTGGTGAGAAATTAGAAGAAAGGGAAGCAGGAAAAACATTTGATGTCTGTTATCAGCAACTGAAGGCTTTTGCAG ATGCTGTACCTAGTTGGGATAATATAGTTGTTGCTTACGAGCCTGTATGGGCCATTGGAACTGGTAAGGTGGCCAGTCCACAACAAGCTCAGGAAGTACATGTAGCTGTTCGTGATTGGCTCAAACAGAATGTGTCAGCTGAAGTAGCATCTAAAACCAGAATTATTTATGGAG GATCTGTAAATGGAGGCAATTCTGCTGAGCTTGCAAAGGAGGAAGATATTGATGGGTTTCTAGTTGGTGGTGCTTCCTTGAAG GGACCTGAATTTGCTACCATTGTTAATGCTGTAACATCCAAGAAAGTTGCTGCTTGA
- the LOC126782016 gene encoding uncharacterized protein LOC126782016 yields MADSGANTKQRQTQKKKNNKKRKHSEPPQESERPTKTNRTISSETNENEPQDQNFEVEGAQNPKQGGPWRNLELILSIQNKELDLNKKVELAYGFVMLRVKEGGGSSDEDDQAVGMPRLVIFVSEWIQSLLISEGRKVQSGEEKHQDEVIYTYLDLRCWEIFKFCLEESLRLNVSISLSRNLLRSICWIARSALSLLNKASSSRGDFFAFGEGFQLYTTVLDCISLVFSSKEGFPNENLNIWISTVSSALDLGHRIFSEALVSGNDGVFVSQFLCLVLERFSRFLRSHAARKNGFHDFSDKLLEPLLHLYGLLHLQIGGGNLDWMGSLLKLVKDVLSHGLYHPLHIDGFLSLCSTEKYSTSKYGKSEDPKTMNESYHRHLFDKVGRILAAKSALAVESLGVLFQLLIDQVKKLKRDSALTASAKVMGKSEGSRQIEHNSLGQTSMMSSESCTIEEKYCSTSLNPETRKPLYYFFVLIMEPLLLEINGILETKLKVGTELLEVHRILKAINSVLSVFMHEKIYVRTEDASEGACLHFLKKVYSIIISLSSEVIQLSVTHSDSFTLIANEVLSAVGYLLAIEYDVLENDQVSLWLMMLSYLAIGLSLVDSPDRCLLLSKITDNGCELIMFYSQLRQVNNTIFALCKAIRIISLHNSDGELNYTRFVIPFHGEAYAKSVEMLLCAHDFKIAIHKAMKFIPEGQASQCIRQLTLDVSKSLEWMQVSCLEADEKESAECQLSNLHSFNLEAELFGRGLSEVYALLLDSLIVTTGNCNLLGASIKELIRVIFPCMSKLIGQQQKDAVIKFLSSVMVKDYDKVIARNKNKCLIFGGSSYWVVLFFFRLYTSCRCLYRQAAILMPPDLSRKMSAEMGHSFSSFSGRDWMEMSDWANEGFFSWIIQPSASLLAVIRSVSSIFCKDSAADSCPLTYVMHAMACERLVDLNSRIKSIEYLIENGDNLVPVAEISSLRQEAAGLTGFMMEHLSIVSKDQQRTFTSADMTNNKMASYESDEWDFGICSVNKNSLPTAVWWVVCQNIHAWCPHASEKDLKRFLSVLIRTSLPYVKSYCGEVIQQKNHEADRLKNVAVHQISSQCFIDSSLYEQRFVRRYFAKLFCRALEKSTLPFISDFPSINVKFKSSPNWSDVLSDLESSSLAISCDKLIVFNCSSASSCKGLNSHSSAMVKFTACQSLLNLLSCMPKGHLDMRSFSHYVTCILNIERIVVAGLLDYKNASYSSYYYELFRLFVSCRKALRCIIIACEETVATQSSDTRVLFEDLLPVLWLQKSVHMVARLQESFSKDIYHQVHDIILALLDHTFYVFLTLSKYESNCAVRLLEVTELNSECAHEQKSSLNSSHYIKPWESVNVVAKSLKEQMQMLLVNVKGSICIGKEGVAVDGVNLNKFASIISCFSGFLWGLACSVIDTDGRNSDEKAKLSSWRLEQLSELNLCINVFAEISSLLLQMFSLDDNQQSATVCDVYNLQKSGYNLNLLGAEKIFPEGSDVDTDMACSRLQNKYADASSEIYDDPVTGSVHRRKPRLKDANSVVSVLTAVDSFELQTLNKPLLRSMLKGDLPSAAFLLRQLLIASSAILRLNLHVKSAPMSTSLVHKFAGIMQVLLLESVDASQVPHFYYFVCLDGVLKYLEELGNHFPLTNPTLSRDLFAKMIQLQLWALGKCITLQGKRATLASHESSTNIFFSPTGFSEASTLSGWEYLLDDLKARLRSAFAVFIKKSTELHLQSLVQAIERALLGVREGCTVRYDIYAGLEDGGKVSSIVASGIDCLDLVLEFVSGRNLSVVKKYIQKLIACMFNVILHLQSPLIFYDKVTQSKDDNEPDSGTVILMCVDVLARISGKHAIYKMDLWHVAHSLRIPSAIFQDFHLLNRSKCSVPNVLATNPNNQLSYPVSSARISGINRQYSIGLYSACCRLLHNVVKHHKSECEGYVALLQASVRVLLYCLETLDAVLVAKEGLFSWEVEEGVKCACSLRRIYEELRHQKEVFGPHCYHFLAYYIQVYSGYGPRKTGIKREIDEALRPGVYALIDVCSPDDLQRLHTSFGEGPCRNTLATLKHDYELNFQYQGKV; encoded by the exons ATGGCCGATTCTGGAGCCAACACTAAACAGAGACAAacccagaagaagaagaacaacaagaaGAGAAAGCATAGCGAACCACCCCAAGAATCTGAAAGACCCACCAAAACAAACCGCACCATTTCATCAGAGACCAACGAGAATGAACCACAAGACCAAAACTTTGAAGTTGAAGGAGCTCAGAATCCCAAGCAAGGTGGTCCATGGAGGAACCTGGAGTTGATTCTGTCAATCCAGAACAAAGAGCTTGATCTTAACAA GAAGGTGGAGCTAGCGTATGGTTTTGTGATGTTGAGAGTGAAGGAAGGAGGAGGGAGCAGTGATGAGGATGATCAAGCGGTGGGCATGCCACGTTTAGTCATTTTTGTCAGTGAGTGGATTCAATCGTTGTTGATTTCCGAAGGGAGGAAAGTTCAGAGTGGTGAGGAGAAGCATCAAGATGAAgttatttatacgtatttgGATTTAAGATGCTGGGagattttcaaattttgtttGGAGGAGTCATTGAGACTGAATGTTTCTATAAGTTTATCGCGGAACCTCTTACGCTCTATATGTTGGATTGCAAGGAGTGCACTGTCCTTATTGAACAAAGCATCGTCGTCTCGAGGAGACTTCTTTGCCTTTGGTGAAGGGTTTCAATTGTACACTACTGTGCTTGATTGTATTTCTTTGGTATTTTCATCCAAAGAAGGCTTCCCAAATGAAAATTTGAACATATGGATTTCAACTGTAAGCTCAGCTCTTGACCTTGGACACAGAATTTTCAGTGAAGCTCTTGTTAGTGGCAATGACGGTGTATTTGTTTCCCAATTCTTGTGCTTGGTGCTTGAGCGATTTTCCAGGTTTTTAAGGTCTCATGCAGCTCGGAAAAATGGATTTCATGATTTTAGTGATAAGCTCCTTGAGCCTTTGTTGCATCTCTATGGTCTCTTACATCTTCAGATTGGTGGAGGTAATCTCGATTGGATGGGAAGCTTACTAAAGCTCGTTAAAGATGTATTATCCCATGGGCTATATCACCCACTCCACATTGATGGGTTTCTGAGCTTATGCAGTACTGAAAaatactccacatccaaatATGGGAAGTCAGAAGATCCCAAAACAATGAACGAGAGTTATCATAGACATTTATTTGATAAAGTGGGAAGAATTTTAGCCGCAAAGAGTGCACTTGCAGTAGAAAGCCTAGGAGTATTGTTTCAATTGCTTATTGATCAGGTTAAAAAGCTAAAGAGGGATTCAGCATTGACTGCAAGTGCCAAAGTGATGGGGAAAAGTGAAGGTTCTAGGCAGATAGAACATAATTCATTGGGTCAAACGTCTATGATGTCATCTGAGAGTTGTAcaattgaagaaaaatattGTTCAACTAGTTTAAATCCGGAAACACGGAAGCCTCTTTACTATTTTTTTGTTCTGATTATGGAGCCTCTTTTGCTTGAGATCAATGGCATTCTTGAAACTAAGCTGAAAGTGGGCACTGAATTATTGGAGGTTCATCGCATTCTTAAAGCTATCAATAGTGTACTTTCAGTCTttatgcatgaaaaaatctatgtgAGAACTGAGGATGCCTCTGAGGGAGCTTGTCTTCATTTCTTGAAGAAGGTTTACAGTATCATCATCTCATTGTCCTCCGAAGTAATTCAGTTGTCAGTTACACACTCAGATAGTTTTACTCTAATAGCAAATGAGGTACTTTCTGCTGTAGGCTATCTTTTGGCGATTGAATATGACGTTCTAGAAAATGATCAGGTTAGCTTGTGGTTGATGATGCTTTCTTACTTGGCCATTGGACTTTCTTTGGTGGATTCTCCGGATAGATGCTTACTATTATCCAAGATAACAGACAATGGATGTGAATTGATTATGTTTTATAGTCAACTTCGCCAG GTGAACAATACTATCTTTGCATTGTGTAAAGCAATACGGATTATTAGTTTACATAATAGTGATGGCGAACTGAACTATACTAGATTTGTTATTCCTTTTCATGGTGAAGCATATGCAAAATCTGTGGAAATGCTATTATGTGCTCATGATTTCAAAATTGCAATTCATAAAGCAATGAAATTCATACCAGAAGGACAAGCAAGTCAGTGTATAAGGCAGTTGACATTGGACGTATCAAAATCATTAGAGTGGATGCAAGTTAGTTGTTTGGAGGCTGATGAAAAAGAATCTGCTGAATGCCAATTAAGTAACTTGCACAGTTTTAATCTGGAAGCTGAACTTTTCGGGAGAGGGTTGTCAGAAGTATATGCTCTATTACTAGATTCATTGATCGTCACAACTGGGAACTGTAACCTTCTTGGAGCTTCTATAAAGGAATTGATTAGAGTAATTTTCCCTTGCATGAGCAAGCTGATTGGACAACAGCAGAAGGATGCTGTAATCAAATTCCTATCTTCAGTCATGGTAAAAGATTATGACAAAGTGATCGctagaaacaaaaacaaatgtcTGATATTTGGAGGCTCCTCTTATTGGGtagttttgttcttctttcgATTGTATACTTCCTGCCGATGCTTGTATAGGCAAGCCGCAATCCTGATGCCTCCAGATTTATCAAGAAAGATGTCTGCAGAAATGGGACATTCGTTCTCCTCATTCTCTGGTCGGGATTGGATGGAAATGTCTGATTGGGCCAATGAGGGATTTTTCTCTTGGATCATACAACCTTCAGCTTCTCTTCTTGCTGTTATTCGATCTGTTTCAAGCATCTTTTGTAAGGACAGTGCAGCCGATTCTTGTCCTTTAACTTATGTAATGCATGCTATGGCTTGTGAAAGGCTTGTGGACTTGAATAGCCGTATAAAGTCTATTGAATATTTGATTGAGAATGGTGACAATCTGGTGCCAGTTGCAGAGATCTCTTCTTTGAGGCAAGAGGCAGCAGGACTCACTGGTTTTATGATGGAGCACCTCTCAATAGTGTCTAAAGATCAACAACGAACCTTTACTTCTGCTGATATGACTAATAATAAGATGGCTAGTTATGAAAGTGATGAATGGGATTTCGGTATTTGCTCTGTGAACAAGAACTCACTGCCAACTGCAGTTTGGTGGGTTGTTTGCCAAAACATTCATGCATGGTGCCCGCATGCTTCTGAGAAGGATTTGAAGAGATTCCTTTCTGTTTTAATACGTACTTCCCTTCCCTATGTAAAAAGCTACTGTGGGGAGGTTATACAGCAAAAGAACCATGAAGCTGACAGGCTGAAGAATGTGGCAGTGCATCAAATCTCATCACAGTGCTTTATTGATTCCAGTCTGTATGAGCAAAGA TTTGTCCGCAGGTATTTTGCAAAGCTTTTCTGCCGTGCTTTGGAGAAATCTACATTACCGTTCATCAGTGACTTTCCATCCATCAATGTTAAATTCAAATCATCACCTAATTGGTCAGATGTCTTGAGTGATTTAGAGAGCTCATCACTGGCTATTTCCTGCGATAAACTCATTGTATTTAATTGTTCCTCAGCCTCAAGTTGCAAGGGACTGAACTCTCATTCATCTGCCATGGTGAAATTTACAGCTTGTCAGAGTTTGCTTAATCTTTTGAGTTGTATGCCAAAAGGTCATTTGGACATGAGATCATTTTCTCATTATGTGACTTGTATTCTCAACATTGAAAG GATTGTTGTCGCTGGCTTATTAGATTACAAGAATGCTTCTTACTCAAGTTATTATTATGAGCTCTTCAGACTGTTTGTGTCTTGTCGGAAGGCCTTAAGATGCATAATTATTGCTTGTGAGGAGACAGTAGCCACTCAAAGCTCAGACACTCGAGTACTCTTTGAGGATTTACTTCCTGTTTTATGGCTCCAGAAATCAGTACATATGGTTGCTCGGCTTCAAGAGTCATTCTCAAAAGATATATATCATCAAGTTCATGATATAATCTTGGCGTTATTGGATCACACTTTTTATGTGTTTCTGACATTAAGTAAATATGAATCTAATTGTGCCGTTCGTTTGCTTGAGGTCACTGAGCTGAATTCTGAATGTGCCCATGAACAGAAAAGCTCATTAAATTCGTCTCACTATATTAAACCCTGGGAGAGTGTGAACGTTGTTGCTAAGAGTTTGAAGGAACAGATGCAGATGTTACTTGTAAATGTGAAGGGTAGCATTTGTATTGGAAAAGAGGGAGTTGCGGTTGATGGTGTAAATTTGAACAAGTTTGCCTCCATAATTTCATGCTTTAGTGGGTTTTTATGGGGCCTAGCATGCAGTGTGATCGATACAGATGGGAGAAATAGCGATGAGAAGGCCAAGTTGTCAAGCTGGAGACTTGAACAACTATCTGAACTGAACCTTTGTATAAACGTTTTTGCAGAGATTTCTAGTCTTCTTTTACAAATGTTTAGTCTTGATGATAATCAGCAGTCTGCAACTGTTTGTGATGTTTATAATCTTCAGAAGTCAGGCTACAATTTAAATCTATTAGGCGCAGAGAAGATTTTTCCGGAAGGCAGTGATGTTGACACTGACATGGCATGTAGTAGACTGCAGAATAAATATGCAGATGCATCATCTGAAATTTATGATGACCCTGTAACTGGTAGTGTTCATAGAAGAAAACCGCGCTTGAAAGATGCAAATAGTGTTGTAAGTGTTCTCACTGCTGTTGATTCATTTGAACTGCAAACCTTAAATAAGCCTTTGTTGAGAAGCATGCTAAAAGGTGATCTCCCCAGTGCAGCATTTTTACTGAGGCAGTTATTAATTGCCTCTTCTGCTATATTGAGGCTAAATTTGCATGTTAAGAGTGCCCCCATGTCGACAAGCTTGGTGCATAAGTTTGCTGGCATTATGCAAGTTTTGTTATTGGAATCAGTCGATGCAAGTCAGGTGCCACACTTCTATTATTTTGTGTGTTTAGATGGTGTTCTGAAGTATCTGGAAGAATTAGGGAATCATTTTCCTCTGACTAACCCTACCTTATCTAGAGATTTGTTTGCCAAGATGATCCAACTACAGCTATGGGCTCTGGGGAAATGCATAACTTTACAAGGCAAGAGAGCAACTCTTGCATCTCATGAATCAAGCACAAACATATTCTTTTCTCCTACGGGATTTTCTGAAGCATCAACTCTCTCTGGCTGGGAATACTTGTTGGATGATCTCAAAGCTAGGTTGAGATCAGCATTTGCAGTATTCATAAAGAAATCAACAGAGTTGCATTTACAATCTCTAGTTCAAGCAATCGAAAGAGCCTTACTTGGTGTGCGGGAAGGGTGCACAGTGAGGTATGACATATATGCTGGACTTGAAGATGGAGGGAAGGTGTCTTCCATTGTTGCATCTGGCATTGATTGTTTGGACTTGGTTCTGGAATTTGTTTCAG GACGTAATTTGAGTGTGGTTAAAAAGTACATTCAGAAGTTAATTGCCTGCATGTTCAATGTTATTCTGCATCTGCAGAGTCCGCTAATATTCTATGATAAAGTCACTCAGAGTAAAGATGATAATGAGCCAGATTCAGGAACAGTCATTCTTATGTGTGTTGATGTTCTGGCAAGAATCTCTGGCAAGCATGCAATATACAAAATGGATCTCTGGCATGTAGCACACTCGTTACGTATACCTTCAGCAATTTTTCAGGATTTCCATCTCTTAAACCGTTCTAAGTGTTCTGTTCCAAATGTTTTAGCAACGAATCCAAATAACCAACTCTCCTACCCAGTATCAAGTGCACGCATCTCTGGTATAAATAGGCAGTACTCAATCGGCCTATATTCTGCTTGCTGCCGGTTATTGCATAATGTTGTGAAGCATCACAAAAG TGAATGTGAAGGGTATGTTGCTCTACTTCAAGCTTCTGTTCGTGTTCTTCTTTATTGTTTGGAGACCTTGGATGCTGTTCTGGTAGCAAAGGAAGGCTTATTTTCATGGGAAGTAGAAGAAGGAGTCAAATGTGCATGTTCTCTGAGAAGGATTTATGAAGAG CTAAGACATCAAAAAGAGGTCTTTGGTCCACACTGTTACCACTTTTTAGCTTATTACATACAGGTTTATTCAGGATATGGCCCACGCAAAACAGGCATCAAAAG GGAAATAGATGAAGCTCTAAGACCAGGTGTATATGCTCTGATAGATGTTTGCTCACCAGATGATCTTCAACGTCTTCATACCTCATTTGGAG AGGGTCCTTGCAGAAACACTTTGGCAACCTTGAAGCACGATTACGAACTCAATTTCCAGTACCAGGGAAAAGTTTAA
- the LOC126782022 gene encoding uncharacterized protein LOC126782022, giving the protein MGSGVSRQVERRKALTLERRTLYDLHECCGEDFPACAFRPADRKNWMDDLHPEKLQINRIVWPGTHNSATDKIGIPFVTRPFAQCQSLSVYQQLVLGTRVLDIRIQKDRKVCHGILVTYSMDVVIKDIKKFLSETHSEIIILEVRTEYGHDDPPEFDKYLVKHLGQFLIHQNDNVFNKTVAEVLPKRIICVWKPRSSPQPKNGSPLWNSGHLKDDWINTDLPSTKFESNLKYLSEQPPVSSRKFFYRVENTVTPKPDNPIVCVRPVTGRIKEFARLFITQCFSKGIADKLQIFSTDFIDGDFVDACVAVTYARAEGKA; this is encoded by the coding sequence ATGGGATCGGGGGTCTCTAGACAAGTAGAAAGGCGTAAGGCACTCACATTAGAGAGGAGAACATTGTATGATCTTCATGAATGCTGTGGTGAAGATTTTCCGGCTTGTGCATTCAGGCCTGCAGATAGAAAAAACTGGATGGATGACCTTCATCCTGAGAAGCTTCAGATAAATAGGATTGTTTGGCCCGGAACTCATAATTCTGCAACAGACAAAATTGGAATCCCATTCGTCACAAGGCCTTTTGCACAATGCCAATCTCTATCTGTCTATCAACAGCTTGTGCTAGGCACCAGGGTTCTTGACATTAGAATTCAGAAGGATCGAAAAGTCTGTCATGGGATACTTGTCACGTACAGCATGGATGTTGTGATCAAAGATATCAAGAAGTTCCTGTCTGAAACACATTCAGAGATTATAATCCTTGAAGTGCGTACCGAATATGGCCATGATGACCCTCCTGAATTCGACAAATATTTGGTAAAGCACCTCGGACAATTTTTGATCCACCAGAATGACAATGTGTTTAACAAGACTGTAGCGGAAGTGTTGCCAAAGAGAATAATATGTGTATGGAAGCCAAGGAGTTCACCTCAACCAAAAAATGGGAGCCCTCTGTGGAATTCGGGTCATTTGAAGGATGACTGGATCAATACGGATTTGCCATCAACGAAATTCGAAAGCAACCTCAAGTATTTGAGTGAGCAGCCACCAGTTTCCTCAAGGAAATTTTTCTACAGGGTGGAGAACACGGTGACGCCGAAGCCTGATAACCCCATTGTTTGTGTGAGGCCTGTGACGGGAAGAATAAAAGAATTTGCTAGGTTGTTTATAACACAGTGCTTCTCTAAAGGCATTGCAGATAAGTTGCAAATTTTTTCCACAGATTTTATAGACGGGGATTTTGTTGATGCATGTGTTGCAGTTACATATGCAAGAGCTGAAGGGAAAGCCTGA